In Cicer arietinum cultivar CDC Frontier isolate Library 1 chromosome 7, Cicar.CDCFrontier_v2.0, whole genome shotgun sequence, a single window of DNA contains:
- the LOC101510644 gene encoding uncharacterized protein, whose translation MEKVVRSCDKEYMRMAMLKHEETFKEQVYELHRLYRMQKILMQNMEARRGVEVKEQQEWYLKSAISLTQNANHKTLQKKAQIKFDLERPAEEDIAESDNEGLENIDETEIELTLGPSSYINRSKKVETPVTSYSGHSLSSSSTGSSDINKTRRSRTHHHHHQREESHGIIRKSFDIEEQLRQERLKQSPWFFQVLNLNMT comes from the exons ATGGAGAAGGTTGTTAGGTCATGTGATAAAGAATACATGAGAATGGCCATGTTAAAGCATGAAGAAACTTTCAAAGAACAG GTATATGAACTTCATCGATTGTATCGAATGCAAAAGATACTAATGCAAAACATGGAAGCAAGAAGAGGTGTTGAAGTAAAAGAACAACAAGAATGGTATTTGAAAAGTGCAATTAGTTTAACTCAAAATGCTAATCATAAAACTTTACAAAAAAAGGCTCAAATCAAATTTGATCTTGAAAGGCCAGCAGAGGAGGACATTGCAGAATCAGACAATGAAGGATTAGAAAACATTGATGAGACTGAGATTGAGTTGACATTAGGCCCTTCAAGTTACATCAACCGTAGCAAAAAAGTTGAAACACCTGTAACTTCATATTCAGGACATAGTTTGTCTTCTTCTTCAACAGGATCAAGTGATATAAACAAGACAAGAAGATCCAggacacatcatcatcatcatcaaagaGAAGAATCACATGGAATAATTAGAAAGAGTTTTGATATTGAAGAACAGTTAAGACAAGAGAGGTTAAAACAGTCACCTTGGTTTTTTCAAGTGTTGAATCTGAACATGActtag